The Deltaproteobacteria bacterium genome has a segment encoding these proteins:
- a CDS encoding TolC family protein — MLSFKIDKRHIMYRLIIALILAFTIPGNASAEEMIGKGERLNLDKCIEIALKKHPQILAALSTLDVKKSNVGQALAGYYPQINWQAGMSRNAAPLVANQYNQYSHSLSLSQNIYDFNKVGARVDIQSFNLEAAQADLENVKLNVILGVKLAYYEALRAKHARDINADTVKQFEERLETAKGFFEAGAKPIFDVTKAEVDLGNARINMVKANNAVIIAFVNLNNALGMPAAPSYELVDYTAYEKTAVDLSESLNRAMLNRPDLQSLLRQIEAAQKAIQLARKDYLPTLSGSANYGWSGQELPLDRGWDIGATLNFNVFSGFLTKHQVGAALAGVEVTRAVEETLRQTIRLEVEQALANIQAAEKSIDAAAIMVRQATENYGLAQGRYAAGVGVPMELTDAVVALGNARLALSGAIYDQMGSVASLQKAMGAK, encoded by the coding sequence ATGCTCAGCTTCAAGATTGACAAACGCCACATTATGTACCGGTTGATTATTGCTTTGATTCTTGCCTTTACCATCCCTGGCAATGCATCGGCGGAGGAGATGATCGGCAAGGGCGAAAGGCTTAATCTCGATAAATGTATTGAAATTGCTCTTAAAAAGCATCCCCAGATACTTGCCGCCCTGAGCACGCTGGACGTCAAAAAGAGCAACGTGGGGCAGGCGTTGGCCGGGTACTATCCGCAAATCAACTGGCAGGCGGGCATGAGCAGAAATGCAGCGCCGTTAGTGGCAAATCAATATAACCAGTATTCTCACAGCTTGTCATTAAGTCAAAATATCTACGATTTTAACAAGGTAGGAGCCAGAGTTGATATTCAGAGCTTTAACCTGGAGGCCGCTCAGGCGGATCTGGAGAATGTGAAGCTGAATGTCATCCTCGGAGTGAAGCTGGCCTATTATGAGGCCTTGCGGGCTAAGCACGCCCGAGATATTAACGCCGACACAGTCAAACAATTCGAAGAACGCCTGGAAACAGCAAAGGGTTTTTTCGAGGCCGGCGCCAAACCGATATTCGATGTAACGAAGGCCGAAGTAGATTTGGGTAACGCGCGGATTAATATGGTCAAGGCGAACAATGCCGTTATTATTGCCTTTGTGAATTTGAACAATGCCCTGGGGATGCCGGCGGCGCCGTCCTATGAGCTGGTAGATTATACCGCTTATGAGAAAACCGCCGTGGACCTGTCCGAATCTCTGAACAGGGCAATGCTCAATCGTCCCGATCTACAGTCTCTCTTGAGGCAAATAGAAGCGGCGCAGAAAGCCATCCAGCTTGCCCGGAAGGATTATTTGCCTACTCTTTCGGGATCCGCAAATTATGGCTGGTCGGGCCAGGAATTACCGTTGGACAGAGGCTGGGATATTGGCGCCACGCTGAATTTTAATGTGTTCAGCGGGTTTTTAACGAAGCATCAGGTTGGCGCTGCTTTAGCCGGCGTGGAAGTGACTCGGGCCGTTGAAGAGACGTTGCGGCAAACGATTCGACTAGAAGTTGAGCAGGCCCTTGCCAATATCCAGGCGGCGGAAAAAAGCATTGATGCCGCAGCAATAATGGTGCGGCAGGCTACCGAAAATTACGGGCTGGCCCAGGGGCGCTATGCCGCCGGTGTTGGCGTTCCCATGGAGCTTACTGATGCCGTGGTGGCGCTCGGCAATGCCCGGCTCGCCTTGTCAGGGGCAATTTATGATCAAATGGGGTCTGTGGCAAGTCTGCAAAAGGCAATGGGGGCAAAGTGA